A single Ignavibacteriales bacterium DNA region contains:
- a CDS encoding RNA methyltransferase, whose translation MIRKLTHDEISVNRLKPDTLAEAKRMPVVVIVDSVRSMYNTGSMFRTSDGAMIEKLVLCGYTPTPEKKEVLKTALGSTESVAWEYIKDAAEAVRKYKALGYTAAALELTDTPTNYTSLTKNNFPLVLVVGNEITGVSQQVLDECDIALEIPQYGIKQSLNVAVAYGVAVFELRRVFDQCTMNN comes from the coding sequence ATGATCAGAAAACTCACTCATGATGAGATTTCTGTAAACCGGCTGAAACCGGATACCCTGGCTGAAGCAAAACGGATGCCTGTTGTGGTTATCGTGGATAGTGTGCGGAGTATGTATAATACCGGCTCGATGTTCAGGACCTCAGACGGAGCAATGATTGAAAAACTGGTCCTGTGCGGATATACCCCGACTCCTGAAAAGAAAGAAGTACTTAAAACCGCCCTGGGCTCAACTGAAAGCGTTGCCTGGGAATATATTAAGGATGCAGCCGAAGCAGTGAGAAAATATAAGGCACTCGGCTACACCGCTGCTGCCCTTGAACTGACAGATACACCGACCAATTATACCTCTCTCACAAAAAACAACTTTCCTTTGGTTTTGGTTGTGGGGAATGAGATTACAGGAGTCTCTCAGCAGGTTCTGGATGAGTGCGACATTGCGCTTGAGATTCCGCAGTATGGGATTAAGCAGTCACTTAATGTGGCTGTTGCGTATGGTGTGGCAGTGTTTGAGCTGCGAAGGGTATTTGATCAATGTACAATGAACAATTAA
- the rlmN gene encoding 23S rRNA (adenine(2503)-C(2))-methyltransferase RlmN, translating into MLKGLNHHELKTWFREQGEAAFRGDQVFNWMYNHRVLEFDHMVNLPKSLRHKLEETAEMQTLTEHHSVISPESATKKFLFKTSEGNIIESVIIPEEKRVTLCVSTQVGCPLDCKFCATGLMGYKKNLTAGEIFDQYLMAQRGYDREITNIVYMGMGEPLLNYKNTVKSLEIFGSELTTGISLRKITVSTSGIPAKIRELADTGMKVKLAFSLHSCFEGMRSKIMPINDKYSLHENLDALEYYAEKTNTRITYEYVMLKGINDRKEDLHALIKLVKKIPSKVNIIPFNSLAHMNPDGLSAELEPTSERDIQIFADKLRDNNITVMLRNTQGKDIAAACGQLAVKF; encoded by the coding sequence GTGCTTAAAGGACTCAACCATCATGAACTTAAGACCTGGTTCAGGGAGCAGGGGGAGGCCGCCTTCAGAGGCGATCAGGTTTTTAACTGGATGTATAACCACCGTGTTCTGGAATTTGACCATATGGTCAACCTTCCGAAAAGTCTTCGCCACAAACTGGAGGAGACCGCAGAAATGCAGACCCTTACTGAGCATCATTCGGTGATTTCCCCTGAATCCGCAACAAAGAAATTTTTATTCAAGACCAGTGAGGGGAATATTATTGAATCAGTAATCATTCCCGAGGAAAAACGGGTGACCCTTTGTGTCAGCACCCAGGTTGGCTGTCCGCTTGACTGCAAATTCTGCGCAACCGGGCTGATGGGGTATAAAAAAAATCTGACCGCGGGTGAGATATTTGACCAGTATCTGATGGCTCAGCGCGGTTATGACCGGGAGATTACCAACATTGTATATATGGGAATGGGGGAGCCGCTTCTGAATTATAAAAATACGGTGAAGAGTCTGGAGATATTCGGGTCAGAACTTACCACGGGAATCAGTCTGAGGAAAATAACGGTATCAACTTCTGGTATACCTGCAAAGATAAGGGAACTTGCCGATACCGGCATGAAAGTTAAACTTGCATTTTCACTCCACTCCTGCTTTGAAGGAATGCGCAGTAAAATTATGCCTATCAATGATAAATACTCCCTGCATGAAAATCTGGATGCACTGGAATATTACGCTGAAAAAACCAATACCCGCATCACCTACGAATATGTGATGCTCAAAGGAATAAATGACCGGAAGGAAGATCTGCACGCGCTGATTAAACTGGTGAAAAAAATTCCTTCAAAGGTGAATATTATTCCTTTTAATTCCCTTGCGCATATGAATCCGGATGGGCTTTCCGCCGAACTTGAACCGACTTCTGAGAGGGATATTCAGATCTTTGCTGACAAATTGCGGGATAATAATATCACCGTGATGCTAAGAAATACACAGGGTAAAGATATCGCTGCCGCATGCGGACAGCTTGCCGTTAAGTTCTGA